In Antechinus flavipes isolate AdamAnt ecotype Samford, QLD, Australia chromosome 3, AdamAnt_v2, whole genome shotgun sequence, a genomic segment contains:
- the GMFG gene encoding glia maturation factor gamma isoform X4: MKVDKDRQLVVMEEEFQNISPEELRDELPERQPRFIVYSYKWLHEDGRVSYPLCFIFSSPVGCKPEQQMMYAGSKNRLVQTAELTKVFEIRTTDDLTETWLQEKLAFFR; encoded by the exons A TGAAGGTGGACAAAGACCGGCAACTGGTGGTGATGGAGGAAGAATTTCAG AATATTTCTCCTGAGGAACTGAGGGATGAGCTGCCTGAGAGACAGCCCAG GTTCATAGTTTACAGCTACAAATGGCTCCACGAAGATGGACGCGTGTCCTATCCACTCTGCTTCATCTTCTCGAGCCCCGTAG GCTGCAAGCCCGAACAGCAGATGATGTACGCAGGAAGCAAAAACCGACTGGTACAGACTGCTGAGCTTACCAAG GTGTTTGAGATCCGCACCACGGACGACCTGACAGAGACTTGGCTTCAGGAGAAACTGGCCTTCTTCCGTTAG
- the GMFG gene encoding glia maturation factor gamma isoform X3, translating into MADSLVVCEVDPELKEKLRRFRFRKETTNAAIIMKVDKDRQLVVMEEEFQNISPEELRDELPERQPRFIVYSYKWLHEDGRVSYPLCFIFSSPVGCKPEQQMMYAGSKNRLVQTAELTKVFEIRTTDDLTETWLQEKLAFFR; encoded by the exons ATG gcAGACTCCTTGGTGGTGTGTGAGGTAGACCCAGAGCTGAAGGAGAAACTCCGAAGGTTCCGCTTCCGGAAAGAGACGACCAACGCGGCCATCATCA TGAAGGTGGACAAAGACCGGCAACTGGTGGTGATGGAGGAAGAATTTCAG AATATTTCTCCTGAGGAACTGAGGGATGAGCTGCCTGAGAGACAGCCCAG GTTCATAGTTTACAGCTACAAATGGCTCCACGAAGATGGACGCGTGTCCTATCCACTCTGCTTCATCTTCTCGAGCCCCGTAG GCTGCAAGCCCGAACAGCAGATGATGTACGCAGGAAGCAAAAACCGACTGGTACAGACTGCTGAGCTTACCAAG GTGTTTGAGATCCGCACCACGGACGACCTGACAGAGACTTGGCTTCAGGAGAAACTGGCCTTCTTCCGTTAG
- the GMFG gene encoding glia maturation factor gamma isoform X2 produces MGTAEVGNRERADSLVVCEVDPELKEKLRRFRFRKETTNAAIIMKVDKDRQLVVMEEEFQNISPEELRDELPERQPRFIVYSYKWLHEDGRVSYPLCFIFSSPVGCKPEQQMMYAGSKNRLVQTAELTKVFEIRTTDDLTETWLQEKLAFFR; encoded by the exons ATGGGTACTGCAGAGGTCGGAAACCGAGAAAGG gcAGACTCCTTGGTGGTGTGTGAGGTAGACCCAGAGCTGAAGGAGAAACTCCGAAGGTTCCGCTTCCGGAAAGAGACGACCAACGCGGCCATCATCA TGAAGGTGGACAAAGACCGGCAACTGGTGGTGATGGAGGAAGAATTTCAG AATATTTCTCCTGAGGAACTGAGGGATGAGCTGCCTGAGAGACAGCCCAG GTTCATAGTTTACAGCTACAAATGGCTCCACGAAGATGGACGCGTGTCCTATCCACTCTGCTTCATCTTCTCGAGCCCCGTAG GCTGCAAGCCCGAACAGCAGATGATGTACGCAGGAAGCAAAAACCGACTGGTACAGACTGCTGAGCTTACCAAG GTGTTTGAGATCCGCACCACGGACGACCTGACAGAGACTTGGCTTCAGGAGAAACTGGCCTTCTTCCGTTAG
- the GMFG gene encoding glia maturation factor gamma isoform X1 has product MWRYWRKGSRTQADSLVVCEVDPELKEKLRRFRFRKETTNAAIIMKVDKDRQLVVMEEEFQNISPEELRDELPERQPRFIVYSYKWLHEDGRVSYPLCFIFSSPVGCKPEQQMMYAGSKNRLVQTAELTKVFEIRTTDDLTETWLQEKLAFFR; this is encoded by the exons ATGTGGAGATATTGGAGGAAAGGAAGCAGAACTCAG gcAGACTCCTTGGTGGTGTGTGAGGTAGACCCAGAGCTGAAGGAGAAACTCCGAAGGTTCCGCTTCCGGAAAGAGACGACCAACGCGGCCATCATCA TGAAGGTGGACAAAGACCGGCAACTGGTGGTGATGGAGGAAGAATTTCAG AATATTTCTCCTGAGGAACTGAGGGATGAGCTGCCTGAGAGACAGCCCAG GTTCATAGTTTACAGCTACAAATGGCTCCACGAAGATGGACGCGTGTCCTATCCACTCTGCTTCATCTTCTCGAGCCCCGTAG GCTGCAAGCCCGAACAGCAGATGATGTACGCAGGAAGCAAAAACCGACTGGTACAGACTGCTGAGCTTACCAAG GTGTTTGAGATCCGCACCACGGACGACCTGACAGAGACTTGGCTTCAGGAGAAACTGGCCTTCTTCCGTTAG